A window of Hordeum vulgare subsp. vulgare chromosome 5H, MorexV3_pseudomolecules_assembly, whole genome shotgun sequence genomic DNA:
ACCAATAGTCCAAAGGACATTCAGATGATCAAAGAAGTAATCATATCTGAAGTCACCACTCCAAAACAAGTGCTGGAGGGCGAGATTGAATTAGGCAATGCAGTCCACAATTCAGAAAGCATCATATTGACAGAGGCTGATGGTACTGAAGGACTTAACATTGACATTGTTCTCAAACAGGATGAGGGAGGTAGTCCAGGAGAAGAATGTGTTACTTCTGCCAATGGCACCAAACAAGAAAACGACAGTAACACAGATCAACCTAGCATCAGTGACACAAACGTACTGGTGATTGAGCCCACAGATGAGAATAACAGGGTGGAGCCTCCACTGTTAGGGAGACCACACCTGCAGAGCACAAGTGCTACCTTGATTTTAAGTTCTGGTGAGCAAAAGATTAAGCAGTCTGATGCTTCCAATAACAATGGAACTGCAGAACAAACAGAGGGAACTGAAGCTTCAGTATCCAACTCGACAGGCCAACCTTCGAATATTTCTTCTGTGAATATGCTACCTGAAGGGTTTAGCCTGGAAGCAAATGGCGCTCTAACTCATGCCAGTGCAAGTACAATTACAGCTGACTCGTCTCGACTGGCGCtaaagaaaaaatcttttcttccTTTGTCAACACAACGTATTTTTGCTCCATATTCTCCCAGGCGTAATGTGCTCCGTTCAGCATCGACAGATTTATCCTTTCTATCTCCATTGCAAAGAGAATTTGATCAGAATTCTGTTCCTTCTACAAGCGGAAGGGATGTTGTTGCTACAACCTCAGTGTCTCCACCGCCCCCATCCTCTACATCTCTGAGATCATCGGAAGTATCATCTCTAGTAAATCCCCCTCTACGACCAATCAAAACTTTTTCATCTCTACCTTCATCTTCATTGGAAGCATATATAGAGATGTCAACTTCTTATTCTCCATTATCACATGCCAACCATCAACATCATGTTAACCCTCATCCTCCCTTGATACCATCACCACCACCTCGACAACCTTACCCAGCAAAGACACATGGAAAAGATTTACATCCGGGTAGTCTATCTTTTCCTGTTTTGCCTGCTCCCAACAGGTACCCTCCAGCACCACCCCCACCTCCTCCTTCACATACTTTTTGCACTCAAAAtaattcaagcacctcaatatctCATCAtgcacaaagaagagaaaaagggtcTTGCTCCTCTAGTCCTCacagacaaactattctcaacctAGATTTTTCCTCTCTAACTTTACCATCCGAAAGTAGTATACTGATGACAGACTTTCTCTTAGGAGCCTCTGATTTTATAGACACAGAAGTAGCAAACAGAAGAAATATACGAACTGACATGGATGTTCCAACTACCAGTGAAGATGCAAAGTATTTCTTTCAGATGCCTCATTCTTTATCTCCCAAAACTTCTCAACATAGTACACCACAGCCTCCACCTCTGcctcctctactgccacaaccacCATTGCCAATTACATGTAATGATAGTGAATCGGTAGCACTTGTAAGATCAAAGTCTTCTTCAGATTGTTCATATAAAGAAGCAGCAACACCACCAGGAAAACAACCCCCCTCTCCTCCACTTCTTGGAGCAAACGATCCTTCAAGTTCGGAATTTAAAGAGGAAGTACCTCATGAACAGCCTTTAGATCCTCCTTTGGAAGCATGCAAGGAATCCTCGCGGCATGAACTGATCAATGAAACCCCACCCTCCACAGTTCATATAAAAGAACATGGAGCCATTCCAACCCCACCACATCCACCCAGCTGGCATAGGGGGATTTCACCTGTTGGAGCCATTCCAACACCACCTGCAGCCCCGCCTTTGCCACCACACTTGTCTCCGCTGCCATCTCCACAACCTTCAGTTACACCCTCAACACAATCCTTGTCATCTCCCCATTTACCTCAATCACCAGCTCTTCATATAAATGATACATCATCCCCGTCtgcaccaccaccatctccacctccGCCTAGAGAGCATGAAGTAGTTTGCCCTTTGCCTCCAATTTCACCTAAAAGGCATGATATACcctcacctccaccaccaccaccacctccttttGGACACCATCAAGCACTTTTGCCTCCTTCCATTTCCCAGGATCATGTAATAGCTCCACCTCCACCTCTAACAAGGGATGCTGGAATTCcgctgccaccaccacctccacctagAGAAAGCACTGGGAATTTCCCTCCTTGTGATATTGAAGGAAGCCCGTCTCCAACCCTACTAGAATGTCAAGTTAGAGCTCcaattccgccaccacctccttttTGTGAAGGAAAGGAAATAATTCCACCTCCACTTTCTTCTGAAGTAAATATAAGAACTCCACTGCCTTCTCTTATTGGAGGACCAAAAGGAACTCCACTACAAGATGGAGCTCCACCTCCAACACCACCTCTtggaccaccgccaccacctgctgTAGCATGTGGAgtgcctccaccgccgccgccgcttccCGGAGGATACGAAGGGgtgcctccaccacctcccccgCTAGCTCCTGGTGCACATAGTGGagctccaccgccgccaccacttccCGGAGGATACGAAGTGGCACCTgcacctcctccgccaccccctggagcTTATGGaggggctccgccgccgccgcctcctcccggaGGATATGGAGGGGCACCTCCACCTGGAGGagttccaccgccaccaccgcctaTTGGAGGGGGGCTAGGAGGTACTCCATCCCCTCCACCTCCCGCAGGATTTCGAGGTGGAGCTCCgtgtcctccacctcctcccggaGGATATGGCggggctccgccaccacctcctcctagagGGCATGGAGGAGTAGGtggcccccctccccctccaggtgcGCCTGCTCCTCCAATGCCCCCTGGAatacctggtggcccccctccacccCCTGGAatacctggtggcccccctccacctcctggtgGACGAGGTGGCCCCCCTCCACCTGGCGCAAGAGGTCTTCGTTCCTTGGGTGCAACCTCACTTACTGTAGCACGGAAGTCATCTCTAAAACCACTGCACTGGGTCAAAGTAACAAGAGCAATGCAGGGAAGCTTATGGGCAGAAATTCAAAAGCAAGCAGATGCTAATAGGTACCCTCTGTTATTTCAGCTGCTTGTTTGCCAGACGATATGAATTCTCGTAGAATGCTCTGATGATCAAATGTCGCTATCAGCTCAGTTCTCGCAAAATATGTTAAAATGATAAAGTTCATTCTTGTTCAACTAACTGATGGTGCCATCTATGCAGCAATTCCGAGTTTGATGTGAATGAACTGGCGTCTCTTTTTACTATTGCTCCAAAGGCAAAAGGCGGCGCGAAAACAGAAGGGGCTGGAAAATCTCTTGGTTCGAAAACCGATAAAATTCACCTGGTAACTTCAACAATTTCAAATACTAAGCAAAAGCGCCGCCAGCGTTCCGTCTCATCTAGCTAGGCTATGCCACTGAATTATTTAGTGGCATCAAAGTTTATGGTGCATAGCATGCCAGCATCATGATATTTTGTACTTTTTCTTCATTAAAAGAACTCTGTAATATCCTTTCAGGGGACACATCTTTACAACGCAGACAGAGTGCAGTACTCTATTCAATTTCATAGTATGTTAATTACTCTAGGTTTAAACAAGCATTGTAAGATGCTTGCTCTTTAATATATGATATATCACATGTAaggtcatgcatgaaagtagtgcAAAATTACCTCCTCCCAAGTTACAATGTGAGAGAACCGAGCTTAGCTCAGTTCGCTTGGCGCTGGAGTTTGCAGCCAGCCCGCCGGTGTTCGAGCTTCGGCTCTAACACTCGGTGCTCACGGAGTTTTCTTCTATAAAAAATGCCAACAGGCTAGTCTAGCCCGGGTTGGTCTCATTAATTTAAGTTACAATGTGAGACTGAAGTCATAGTAAAGTTGATAACATGCAAGTTACGACGGCCTTTCTCATGAACTAAACTTACTGTAAGGAAAGAGCGTGGGTGGTGTTTTCTTTCTGACAACATAACTTGTGTCCCTCTGGTGCAAATAAAACGCTGAAAGTTTTGTTGGTGTCCTTGAAAAATCCACAGATGGATATACGGCGGGCAAATAACACAGAGATCATGTTGACAAAAATCAAAATGCCACTCTCCGATATGATGGTAAGTATCTCCCTACTAGTTGTCGTCTGTGTTTGTGGAGAACATGCAAACAGCACATGCTCATATAATTTCATTGAGTAGAGAGCAAACATACGTACAAGAAAGGGAGCTTAGTGGCAAAGCCAGTTAGACAAACACCACAAGTGACCCTGGTAGCAAAGAGGTCACATACTGTCATTCGAAGGGCAATCCTGTTGATTGCTCAATTTCTTTCTAAGTAGTGTAGAAGATCCAGCATAGCTTGTTTTCATCAGTTTTATTTAAGTGTTTCGAAGATTGGGTATTAATAACTCAAATAAATTATCAATGAGTTTTAGGGGGAAAATTTGCCACTGGGTTCTTTCACCTGAAAAATTGCTTGGAGGTCCTTGGCATATTTGTTTTTCAGAATCACATTATTTTGATGTACTTGAGAACTCAGTTCATGGCTAAGCTGCTTCAGTTTTTTAAACATCTCCTTATATTTTATGTGAAGTTTGCACCAAATTAATTCTGGCTTGTTAGTTAGTTGGgtcaagaataataataataattattattataaatcTTTTTTCTTGTTCATAATTAAGTCACATGACTGTATATCAGATTTTTTATATAGTAATTGTACTTTCTCTACCTATATGTCTTTAATTTCTTTACTTATAATAGAGTGCTGCTCTGGCTTTGGACGATTCAGTTTTAGACGCTGATCAGGTTGAAAATCTCATAAAGTTTTGCCCAACAAAAGAGGAAATGGAGCTTCTAAAGGTTGTTTCCAAACTAACACTTCCTTGAATTTTTCCATTGCCCCTAGTGTAATCATGAACAATTTTTTTTCTATGTATTTTGTAAATTTGGCTGGCAGAACTTCACAGGAGATAAGGAAACTCTTGGAAAGTGTGAACAGGTAAATCTATATCTTTTGGCTTACACACACTGCTCTCATGCAAATATCATGTTTTATCTAAGTTACCTGCTtatcacatactccctccgtcccaaaataagtgtcgctgttttagtacaaaatttgtactaacttagtataaaatttgcgtcacttattttgggacagagggagtaatttATAGCTTCCTTCTCTTAGAAATTTCTCTGGTCATATTTTATCTCAATTGAAGTTTTAAATGGCATTTTACATTTGTACCTCAATTTACCTTATTATTTGTCTTTTTCCTATAATATGCAGTTCTTTCTAGAATTGATGAAGGTGCCAAGGATTGAATCTAAGTTTAGGATATTTGCTTTCAAGATTCAGTTCCAGACACAGGTCATACACTGTTAAGTTTTAGAGATTAAGGTCATTTGTGTTGTTCATGGCTTTCTCACTCTCCACTTATTTATTTCCTGCTTAGATTAGGGATGTTAGAAAGAATTTGCTGACCGTGGCATCGGCTTGTGAGGAGGTAAACATTCTAACAACTAAGGTTTTTCACTTTCAGTATTCATGTTTAGCACGCGAGAACTCATTTCTGATGTGCCAATCAGCTCAGAGGCTCTGAGAAGCTGAAGgtgatcatgaagaacattctgTTAATTGGGAACACATTAAATGAAGGGACACCAAGAGGTAATGTCTTCGCTGATTTCTAACCATCCTATTAGACTATTAGTTGGGAAGAATGCTCCAACTATCTATTGTATGGTACTATTTTGGGGAGTAGATTGAAACTGTATCAATACAAGTTTATTGCATCTTCAGGGGTTTTTGGTTACCGAACAATTTTATCCTCTGCCTCGTATTTTCTTTTTATATAAAGAAAAAACAATTCCAATTTCTTTTTTGCTATTCCCTTGCAGGCCAGGCTGTTGGTTTCCGCTTGGACAGTATCCTAAAACTTGTAGAGACCCGTGCAACCAGCAGTAGAACAACACTAATGCACTTCCTTTGCAAGGTATGGAAATAATTGGCAGACATTGTTGATTGATTAAAAAATGAGGAAAATAACATTCCGTAGGTAGCTGATTCACGGCAATGCCCGTAGAACCCCAATCCAGATCACGCAAATCAGTTTGTGGTTTGGCAATGATCTGCTTTGTGCCAGTTGAGAATGGGGGATGGCAAGCACCATTGATGATAACCTGATGGCCAGGTGCAGTAGAGGATGGATGCTCGAGAGTTGAGAGGCAAAGTGGGAACAAGGAGGGGTGCTTGATTGGCAGGGCAGGCCCACCTCAATTCGAAATGAATACACAATTTCTTTTGTGTAAAAAGTCTACCATATATAGTATATATTATATTACATGTGTATTGGCATAAACTGATAAATAGCCTAAATTGACTCAATAGCCTAAATAGCCTTTATCTCTTGCCTGCCATCCCATGAAGTCCCGTGGTGCTCTCAGCGCTTCCTGATCTCACCTGGCCATGTGATGACTGGTAATACACAGTGCTCTCGCTCGAGAGACAAATCCGAATTTTCTGGTCGATGCAAATCCAGTTGCAGCCTCAGATATGGTTTGCAAACACAAAgacagaagagggggggggggggggggttgctattGTTCTGCCTGTACAGAATGATGCCCTCACGGTCAGACTTCTTCATAAATTCTACAGTAAGGAGAACATTCCATGGGTTAGCCTGGCACCCCCATCCTTCCACTCGTGTGGGTTCTTTTGGTGGCGTGATGTCTTCAGCCTCGTGACAAGTAAAAAGGAATCGCCAAATGCCATATTAATAGAATCGACCGGTCTCCTTGTGAGTTTTATGCCAGACTTAACTCTTTGACCATAAATGACCAGTTTAGCTATTTGGATGATCAGCCTAGCTGTCAATAAgcgtaccccaacttgtttgggactaaaggctttgttgttgttgtagcctagCAGTCAATATCTTTCACATGTTTCACCTTCTGCTTTCTAGTCAAGCCTACAATGAGCTGCTTTACCTTCATCAACATCTTAACAGACTCTACCTTCATGATCTCAGTAATGATGTCTAGATCTGCATCTGGGGTCATAAAATTGTCCGAGGTAAAAACTaaataagtcgtccaagcatcaCCAAACCCATGTCATCTTAAATGGCTCTGGGCCTGCAACTGCAAGTGCGCTCCTAAAGTCAAGGCCTTCTCCTGGCTCGTACTCCAAGACCGACTTAACACCAGAGACATGTTAATCCGAAGGAACTAAGATTTGACAGTTCAACCTGCGTGCTTTGTGGCAGTGGCGGAGGTCCCCGGTGGGCAAGGTATGGCAGCCGCCATCAGTGGCATAGCCAGCCTAGTGTGTTAGGGTGGTCCAATGATAGAAATTTTacataaatttatttatttatgaaGATATAATTTTTCTACTACACTATATACATGCCATGGGAAAATTTCAGGAtggtccatggaccaccctgtCCATCCACTAGCTACGCCACTGGCCGCCATACCTTAATTCTGAGCAAAACAAAATTTGTGCATACGTATGTATCGATCGATCTGCTGTCTTGTTCAAACGCATCCAGAAAAATGGTGAAAGAAATAGGCCGACCTATCCAGTTGGTGTGCCAGGAACCGGTCGAGCTCGATTCGATCGCCCACGCACACATACACGCGACCAGCTCCACCCACACACGCACACGCGATTCAACCCTAAGCAGCTAGCGTAACGGTGCCGGCCGGCCAGGTCGCGAGGAACAGGCGGGCGACTGACGACGGGTAGCCTACGGAGGCGCCAGACTGAGggtttagagcatctacagccggacctcTTAAACCCGTCTTAAACGTCCAGACAGGCCGCTCAGTCACTAACCGATCACAGAAAAGTGATCCAGACGGGCGCCACAAACGGGTCTTAAACGCCCGGGCTGACAGGCATACCTCATATCCAGCTCAAATATGGAGGCGCCCAGGCGCATCCGTCAGGTCGGACCGGGCCCATGTTGGCCCATCCGACCTGTATATGTTCCTTCCCATTCGCTCGTCGGACCAAATCCTAGCCATTTCACTCAACTCACCTCCACTCCCCTTTGTCACCCGATCTCACCTCCGGTGATCTCCAGCCTTCCACGGCATGGCGGTCAGCTGATCTGACTCCGATTAGTCCGGATCCGTCGACTGGGATGTCATCCCGTGCGGGTTGGAGGAGGCAATGGTCGTCCGCATGGCAGTCCGCCACTCCGGCGAGGACAACGCTCGACCAACGACAGAATCTGTCCAGTGCGACTCCATAGCTTTGGACCTCCGGTGATCTCCGGCAGACTTTGCCACACCTTGAATTTTTTTCGTCCTCCGCCTCTGCTTTGTGGACTCGATACTCTAGATATGTTCTTTCACGACTTCAGCAAGGCTTGTGGCTTGCTGGTATTACCTGCACAGTAATTGGCCTCCCTCGTGCTATAGAGCACATCTCAAGAGCAATGTTTTCATGGCGTAACGAGTTTTATGGTGACCGACCCCCTTCATATTATTATAACGCTTATGGCGTATGGCGTGGCGACATCATAGACACAACCTTATGGCAAATGATAGCAAATTAAATCACACCTAACTCTGTAATATGTATGACAACAAACTGAGAGAACAGATACAGAAGAAACAGAGCACTAGCATTGGGAGGACAGTCTACTCTCTACATATAGCAGCAGCGCAACAGGCAGTCAGGCCGTACGTGTAAACCACATATTCAGAAATTAGAACAGAGAGGACAGATACAGAAGAAACAGAGCTAGCATGGGGAGGAAGagcaaggagaaggagagggggagggggga
This region includes:
- the LOC123395271 gene encoding formin-like protein 12 isoform X1, which codes for MALFRRLFYRKPPDRLLEIADRVYVFDCCFSTETMDQFKYKNYLDSIVLQLREQFADSSLMVLNFRDEGKSLVSGLFSLYRITVKDYPCQYLGCPLLPLDIIIHFLRLSERWLMFEGKQNILLMHCEKGGWPVLAFMLAALLLYRKQYNGEQRTLDMVYKQAPKELLQMLTTLNPQPSHVRYLQYICRMDYELGLPTQPIPFTLDCVILRGVPNFDGVGGCRPIVRVYGQDILTLDRGRNALATPFKAKKHVRRYRQADNMPVKLNVGSCVQGDVVLECLHVDDGLENERLIFRVMFNTFFIQSHILQLNFEDIDVSWDADHRFTKNFKAEVGRAFFLHVWGNLLSNRLVLIVSACLNQVLFSEFDAESDASSEIASNDDDDDDDDDCGDEIEVGSTDEFFEAEEIFSNPDSHDGHRDADFRSIASSDRTSSAEARKISPFSSLELSNDDIDGSPESKTDDMNMSFGVLNDENACTSVDTNIMLGDITRVVSSLESTTDGGRDSSNSSSATYIDKDDGCTVENSDSRQDRTVDPKQDLSHTDNVLVKEVIILETNSPKDIQMIKEVIISEVTTPKQVLEGEIELGNAVHNSESIILTEADGTEGLNIDIVLKQDEGGSPGEECVTSANGTKQENDSNTDQPSISDTNVLVIEPTDENNRVEPPLLGRPHLQSTSATLILSSGEQKIKQSDASNNNGTAEQTEGTEASVSNSTGQPSNISSVNMLPEGFSLEANGALTHASASTITADSSRLALKKKSFLPLSTQRIFAPYSPRRNVLRSASTDLSFLSPLQREFDQNSVPSTSGRDVVATTSVSPPPPSSTSLRSSEVSSLVNPPLRPIKTFSSLPSSSLEAYIEMSTSYSPLSHANHQHHVNPHPPLIPSPPPRQPYPAKTHGKDLHPGSLSFPVLPAPNRYPPAPPPPPPSHTFCTQNNSSTSISHHAQRREKGSCSSSPHRQTILNLDFSSLTLPSESSILMTDFLLGASDFIDTEVANRRNIRTDMDVPTTSEDAKYFFQMPHSLSPKTSQHSTPQPPPLPPLLPQPPLPITCNDSESVALVRSKSSSDCSYKEAATPPGKQPPSPPLLGANDPSSSEFKEEVPHEQPLDPPLEACKESSRHELINETPPSTVHIKEHGAIPTPPHPPSWHRGISPVGAIPTPPAAPPLPPHLSPLPSPQPSVTPSTQSLSSPHLPQSPALHINDTSSPSAPPPSPPPPREHEVVCPLPPISPKRHDIPSPPPPPPPPFGHHQALLPPSISQDHVIAPPPPLTRDAGIPLPPPPPPRESTGNFPPCDIEGSPSPTLLECQVRAPIPPPPPFCEGKEIIPPPLSSEVNIRTPLPSLIGGPKGTPLQDGAPPPTPPLGPPPPPAVACGVPPPPPPLPGGYEGVPPPPPPLAPGAHSGAPPPPPLPGGYEVAPAPPPPPPGAYGGAPPPPPPPGGYGGAPPPGGVPPPPPPIGGGLGGTPSPPPPAGFRGGAPCPPPPPGGYGGAPPPPPPRGHGGVGGPPPPPGAPAPPMPPGIPGGPPPPPGIPGGPPPPPGGRGGPPPPGARGLRSLGATSLTVARKSSLKPLHWVKVTRAMQGSLWAEIQKQADANSNSEFDVNELASLFTIAPKAKGGAKTEGAGKSLGSKTDKIHLMDIRRANNTEIMLTKIKMPLSDMMSAALALDDSVLDADQVENLIKFCPTKEEMELLKNFTGDKETLGKCEQFFLELMKVPRIESKFRIFAFKIQFQTQIRDVRKNLLTVASACEELRGSEKLKVIMKNILLIGNTLNEGTPRGQAVGFRLDSILKLVETRATSSRTTLMHFLCKSLAGKSPELLDFHEDLVSLEAASKLQLKALADEQQAVVKGLEKVEQELTASESDGPVSDVFRKTLKEFIDASGADVRALSAQYVEVGRSADALSLYFGEDPAKYPFEQVASTLLTFVGLFRKAHEENLKQIEAERKKALKEAEKEASQDRTPVKSKDGNVGSPRSPFK
- the LOC123395271 gene encoding formin-like protein 12 isoform X5 — its product is MALFRRLFYRKPPDRLLEIADRVYVFDCCFSTETMDQFKYKNYLDSIVLQLREQFADSSLMVLNFRDEGKSLVSGLFSLYRITVKDYPCQYLGCPLLPLDIIIHFLRLSERWLMFEGKQNILLMHCEKGGWPVLAFMLAALLLYRKQYNGEQRTLDMVYKQAPKELLQMLTTLNPQPSHVRYLQYICRMDYELGLPTQPIPFTLDCVILRGVPNFDGVGGCRPIVRVYGQDILTLDRGRNALATPFKAKKHVRRYRQADNMPVKLNVGSCVQGDVVLECLHVDDGLENERLIFRVMFNTFFIQSHILQLNFEDIDVSWDADHRFTKNFKAEVGRAFFLHVWGNLLSNRLVLIVSACLNQVLFSEFDAESDASSEIASNDDDDDDDDDCGDEIEVGSTDEFFEAEEIFSNPDSHDGHRDADFRSIASSDRTSSAEARKISPFSSLELSNDDIDGSPESKTDDMNMSFGVLNDENACTSVDTNIMLGDITRVVSSLESTTDGGRDSSNSSSATYIDKDDGCTVENSDSRQDRTVDPKQDLSHTDNVLVKEVIILETNSPKDIQMIKEVIISEVTTPKQVLEGEIELGNAVHNSESIILTEADGTEGLNIDIVLKQDEGGSPGEECVTSANGTKQENDSNTDQPSISDTNVLVIEPTDENNRVEPPLLGRPHLQSTSATLILSSGEQKIKQSDASNNNGTAEQTEGTEASVSNSTGQPSNISSVNMLPEGFSLEANGALTHASASTITADSSRLALKKKSFLPLSTQRIFAPYSPRRNVLRSASTDLSFLSPLQREFDQNSVPSTSGRDVVATTSVSPPPPSSTSLRSSEVSSLVNPPLRPIKTFSSLPSSSLEAYIEMSTSYSPLSHANHQHHVNPHPPLIPSPPPRQPYPAKTHGKDLHPGSLSFPVLPAPNRYPPAPPPPPPSHTFCTQNNSSTSISHHAQRREKGSCSSSPHRQTILNLDFSSLTLPSESSILMTDFLLGASDFIDTEVANRRNIRTDMDVPTTSEDAKYFFQMPHSLSPKTSQHSTPQPPPLPPLLPQPPLPITCNDSESVALVRSKSSSDCSYKEAATPPGKQPPSPPLLGANDPSSSEFKEEVPHEQPLDPPLEACKESSRHELINETPPSTVHIKEHGAIPTPPHPPSWHRGISPVGAIPTPPAAPPLPPHLSPLPSPQPSVTPSTQSLSSPHLPQSPALHINDTSSPSAPPPSPPPPREHEVVCPLPPISPKRHDIPSPPPPPPPPFGHHQALLPPSISQDHVIAPPPPLTRDAGIPLPPPPPPRESTGNFPPCDIEGSPSPTLLECQVRAPIPPPPPFCEGKEIIPPPLSSEVNIRTPLPSLIGGPKGTPLQDGAPPPTPPLGPPPPPAVACGVPPPPPPLPGGYEGVPPPPPPLAPGAHSGAPPPPPLPGGYEVAPAPPPPPPGAYGGAPPPPPPPGGYGGAPPPGGVPPPPPPIGGGLGGTPSPPPPAGFRGGAPCPPPPPGGYGGAPPPPPPRGHGGVGGPPPPPGAPAPPMPPGIPGGPPPPPGIPGGPPPPPGGRGGPPPPGARGLRSLGATSLTVARKSSLKPLHWVKVTRAMQGSLWAEIQKQADANSNSEFDVNELASLFTIAPKAKGGAKTEGAGKSLGSKTDKIHLMDIRRANNTEIMLTKIKMPLSDMMSAALALDDSVLDADQVENLIKFCPTKEEMELLKNFTGDKETLGKCEQFFLELMKVPRIESKFRIFAFKIQFQTQIRDVRKNLLTVASACEERL
- the LOC123395271 gene encoding formin-like protein 12 isoform X6; translated protein: MALFRRLFYRKPPDRLLEIADRVYVFDCCFSTETMDQFKYKNYLDSIVLQLREQFADSSLMVLNFRDEGKSLVSGLFSLYRITVKDYPCQYLGCPLLPLDIIIHFLRLSERWLMFEGKQNILLMHCEKGGWPVLAFMLAALLLYRKQYNGEQRTLDMVYKQAPKELLQMLTTLNPQPSHVRYLQYICRMDYELGLPTQPIPFTLDCVILRGVPNFDGVGGCRPIVRVYGQDILTLDRGRNALATPFKAKKHVRRYRQADNMPVKLNVGSCVQGDVVLECLHVDDGLENERLIFRVMFNTFFIQSHILQLNFEDIDVSWDADHRFTKNFKAEVGRAFFLHVWGNLLSNRLVLIVSACLNQVLFSEFDAESDASSEIASNDDDDDDDDDCGDEIEVGSTDEFFEAEEIFSNPDSHDGHRDADFRSIASSDRTSSAEARKISPFSSLELSNDDIDGSPESKTDDMNMSFGVLNDENACTSVDTNIMLGDITRVVSSLESTTDGGRDSSNSSSATYIDKDDGCTVENSDSRQDRTVDPKQDLSHTDNVLVKEVIILETNSPKDIQMIKEVIISEVTTPKQVLEGEIELGNAVHNSESIILTEADGTEGLNIDIVLKQDEGGSPGEECVTSANGTKQENDSNTDQPSISDTNVLVIEPTDENNRVEPPLLGRPHLQSTSATLILSSGEQKIKQSDASNNNGTAEQTEGTEASVSNSTGQPSNISSVNMLPEGFSLEANGALTHASASTITADSSRLALKKKSFLPLSTQRIFAPYSPRRNVLRSASTDLSFLSPLQREFDQNSVPSTSGRDVVATTSVSPPPPSSTSLRSSEVSSLVNPPLRPIKTFSSLPSSSLEAYIEMSTSYSPLSHANHQHHVNPHPPLIPSPPPRQPYPAKTHGKDLHPGSLSFPVLPAPNRYPPAPPPPPPSHTFCTQNNSSTSISHHAQRREKGSCSSSPHRQTILNLDFSSLTLPSESSILMTDFLLGASDFIDTEVANRRNIRTDMDVPTTSEDAKYFFQMPHSLSPKTSQHSTPQPPPLPPLLPQPPLPITCNDSESVALVRSKSSSDCSYKEAATPPGKQPPSPPLLGANDPSSSEFKEEVPHEQPLDPPLEACKESSRHELINETPPSTVHIKEHGAIPTPPHPPSWHRGISPVGAIPTPPAAPPLPPHLSPLPSPQPSVTPSTQSLSSPHLPQSPALHINDTSSPSAPPPSPPPPREHEVVCPLPPISPKRHDIPSPPPPPPPPFGHHQALLPPSISQDHVIAPPPPLTRDAGIPLPPPPPPRESTGNFPPCDIEGSPSPTLLECQVRAPIPPPPPFCEGKEIIPPPLSSEVNIRTPLPSLIGGPKGTPLQDGAPPPTPPLGPPPPPAVACGVPPPPPPLPGGYEGVPPPPPPLAPGAHSGAPPPPPLPGGYEVAPAPPPPPPGAYGGAPPPPPPPGGYGGAPPPGGVPPPPPPIGGGLGGTPSPPPPAGFRGGAPCPPPPPGGYGGAPPPPPPRGHGGVGGPPPPPGAPAPPMPPGIPGGPPPPPGIPGGPPPPPGGRGGPPPPGARGLRSLGATSLTVARKSSLKPLHWVKVTRAMQGSLWAEIQKQADANSNSEFDVNELASLFTIAPKAKGGAKTEGAGKSLGSKTDKIHLMDIRRANNTEIMLTKIKMPLSDMMSAALALDDSVLDADQVENLIKFCPTKEEMELLKNFTGDKETLGKCEQFFLELMKVPRIESKFRIFAFKIQFQTQYSCLARENSFLMCQSAQRL